A portion of the Solidesulfovibrio sp. genome contains these proteins:
- a CDS encoding DUF116 domain-containing protein, whose protein sequence is MERNEPSRKRLFIGLLCGTGLAVCAVLALVWVVPYIGLANIHPLVPWVLGAFFAAAILLVLWATLGLAISVTLGRPFLGSDHLRGVMAKVFLPLMTIFARLFRLSKSRVRGSFIKVNNEMVAAEGRRYDPSQILVLLPHCLQSSRCLHRLTYDINNCKRCGQCPVDGLITLSEAYGVHIAIATGGTIARRIVVQKRPRLILAVACERDLTSGIQDTYPIPVYGVLNERPNGPCLDTRVALPHLENALRFFLVNGEAKNPLFDRFTGLTSLGKPVSALGGPR, encoded by the coding sequence GTGGAACGCAACGAACCTTCGAGAAAACGGCTGTTCATCGGGCTGTTGTGCGGCACGGGCCTGGCCGTGTGCGCGGTCTTGGCCCTTGTCTGGGTCGTGCCGTACATCGGCCTGGCCAACATCCACCCCCTGGTGCCCTGGGTGCTGGGTGCCTTTTTCGCCGCGGCCATCCTGCTCGTGCTGTGGGCCACCCTGGGCCTGGCCATCAGCGTCACCCTGGGCCGGCCGTTTCTGGGCTCGGATCATCTGCGCGGCGTCATGGCCAAGGTCTTCCTGCCGCTGATGACCATTTTCGCCCGGCTGTTCCGCCTGTCCAAGAGCCGGGTGCGGGGGTCCTTCATCAAGGTCAACAACGAGATGGTCGCCGCCGAAGGGCGGCGCTACGACCCGTCCCAGATCCTGGTGCTGCTGCCGCACTGCCTGCAATCGAGCCGCTGCCTGCATAGGCTCACCTACGACATCAACAACTGCAAGCGCTGCGGCCAGTGCCCGGTGGACGGGCTCATCACCCTGTCCGAGGCCTACGGCGTGCATATCGCCATCGCCACCGGCGGCACCATCGCCCGGCGCATCGTGGTGCAAAAGCGGCCCCGGCTCATCCTGGCCGTGGCCTGCGAGCGCGACCTGACCAGCGGCATCCAGGACACCTATCCCATTCCGGTCTACGGCGTGCTCAACGAACGGCCCAACGGCCCCTGCCTGGACACCCGGGTGGCCCTGCCGCACCTGGAGAACGCCTTGCGCTTTTTCCTGGTCAACGGCGAGGCCAAAAATCCCCTTTTCGATCGTTTCACCGGGCTGACCTCGCTTGGCAAGCCCGTTTCCGCCCTGGGCGGCCCCCGTTGA
- the fmt gene encoding methionyl-tRNA formyltransferase yields MGTPQFAATVLEHVLASDDVTVAAVYTQPDRPCGRGKKCLPGPVKMLALEKGLPIHQPETFKDPAEVARLAAYAPDVLLVAAYGMILPQAVLDIPRRMPINVHASLLPAWRGAAPIERAIAAGDTLTGVTIMRMVAALDAGPMILQRVLAIGQNDTAGELRAELADLGGRLLAHTLRRLRTGSVPLVEQDPDKVTYAKKIDKAEAFVDWNRPAAEVHNLIRAMTPHPGAFFFWKPAPDREPLRIIAHPGRVGCPLPPGAKPGDILGLMECHLGVACADAVYFIPTVVPAGKRPMDAKAFSCGYLGKCEDDALAVCGPPDTGGTA; encoded by the coding sequence ATGGGCACGCCGCAGTTCGCGGCCACGGTCCTCGAACACGTGCTGGCAAGCGACGACGTGACCGTGGCCGCGGTCTACACCCAGCCCGACCGCCCGTGCGGGCGGGGCAAGAAGTGCCTGCCCGGCCCGGTCAAGATGCTGGCCCTGGAAAAAGGCCTGCCCATCCACCAGCCCGAGACCTTCAAGGACCCGGCCGAGGTGGCGCGGCTGGCCGCCTACGCCCCGGACGTGCTGCTCGTGGCCGCCTACGGCATGATCCTGCCGCAAGCCGTCCTCGACATCCCGCGCCGTATGCCCATAAACGTCCACGCCTCGCTGCTGCCGGCCTGGCGCGGCGCCGCGCCCATCGAACGGGCCATCGCCGCCGGCGACACCCTCACCGGGGTCACCATCATGCGCATGGTGGCCGCCCTGGACGCCGGGCCCATGATCCTGCAGCGCGTGCTGGCCATCGGCCAAAACGACACCGCCGGCGAACTGCGCGCCGAACTGGCCGACCTGGGCGGCCGGCTGCTCGCGCACACGCTGCGGCGCCTGCGCACCGGCAGCGTGCCCCTGGTGGAGCAGGACCCGGACAAGGTCACCTACGCCAAAAAAATCGACAAGGCCGAGGCCTTCGTCGACTGGAACCGGCCGGCGGCCGAGGTGCACAACCTGATCCGGGCCATGACCCCCCATCCGGGCGCCTTTTTCTTCTGGAAACCCGCCCCGGACAGGGAACCGCTGCGCATCATCGCCCATCCCGGCCGGGTGGGCTGCCCCCTGCCGCCCGGGGCCAAGCCCGGCGACATCCTGGGCCTCATGGAATGCCATCTGGGCGTGGCCTGCGCCGACGCCGTCTATTTCATCCCCACGGTCGTGCCGGCCGGCAAGCGGCCCATGGACGCCAAGGCCTTCTCCTGCGGCTACCTCGGCAAGTGCGAGGACGACGCCCTGGCCGTGTGCGGCCCGCCGGACACGGGCGGGACCGCCTAG
- a CDS encoding diguanylate cyclase: protein MESIVTHRRPAGPTGWGRVRIAAILVGVFLFAVRSATAEPVALSPDEKAYLAVHGPVTLCVDPDWVPFESINARGEHEGIAADLLRLLARRTGVTFELVPTRDWDESLEASKDGRCQVLSFLNKTPARDEWLLFTEPIFNDSNVFITREEHPFIDDPAGLTGESIVFPRGTSMEERVRSEYPNLRILTTDSEMDALSMVSDRKADMTMRSLIIAAYTIKKEGLFNLKIAGRLPNYANNLRLGVVGTQPVLRDILDKGVASITPQERGRIVNEHVAINVQTGLDKALVLKIGLAFALVAGLGLAWNYKLKKYNAELMRLSRTDLLTDLPNRRQVMARLDEELGRAGRYHRPFSVIILDIDHFKAINDRLGHQGGDRFLIAFAGVLRETVRSCDLAGRIGGEEFLVLCPETDREQAAHLAERIRAAVAGHAFEPGRRHSISAGVAALLPGETADALLCRADDALYRCKEGGRNKVCVL from the coding sequence ATGGAAAGCATCGTCACGCACCGCCGCCCGGCCGGTCCGACCGGTTGGGGGCGAGTCCGGATCGCGGCGATCCTGGTTGGCGTTTTCCTCTTCGCCGTCCGGTCGGCCACGGCCGAGCCGGTGGCGCTTTCGCCCGACGAAAAGGCCTATTTGGCCGTCCATGGCCCGGTGACCCTGTGCGTGGACCCGGACTGGGTCCCCTTTGAATCCATCAATGCCAGGGGCGAGCACGAGGGCATCGCCGCCGATCTGTTGCGCCTGCTCGCCCGGCGCACCGGCGTGACCTTCGAACTCGTCCCCACCAGGGACTGGGACGAAAGCCTGGAAGCCTCCAAGGACGGACGCTGCCAGGTCCTCAGCTTCCTCAACAAAACCCCGGCCCGGGACGAATGGCTGCTTTTCACCGAGCCCATCTTCAACGACTCCAACGTGTTCATCACCCGGGAGGAGCATCCCTTCATCGACGACCCGGCCGGGCTGACGGGGGAGTCCATCGTCTTCCCGCGCGGCACGTCCATGGAGGAGCGGGTGCGTTCCGAGTACCCCAACCTGCGGATCCTGACCACGGATTCGGAAATGGACGCGCTGAGCATGGTTTCGGACCGCAAGGCCGACATGACCATGCGTTCGCTTATCATCGCCGCCTACACCATCAAGAAGGAAGGGCTGTTCAATCTCAAGATCGCCGGCCGGCTGCCCAATTACGCCAACAACCTGCGCCTGGGCGTGGTCGGGACGCAGCCCGTGCTGCGCGACATCCTCGACAAGGGCGTGGCCTCCATCACCCCCCAGGAACGGGGGCGCATCGTCAACGAGCACGTGGCCATCAACGTGCAGACCGGCCTGGACAAGGCGCTCGTCCTGAAGATCGGCCTGGCTTTCGCCCTGGTGGCCGGCCTGGGACTGGCCTGGAATTACAAGCTCAAGAAGTACAACGCCGAGCTCATGCGCCTGTCGCGCACCGACCTGCTGACCGACCTGCCCAACCGCCGTCAGGTCATGGCCAGGCTCGACGAGGAGCTCGGGCGGGCCGGCCGCTACCACCGGCCCTTTTCCGTCATCATTCTCGACATCGACCACTTCAAGGCCATAAACGACCGCCTCGGCCATCAGGGCGGGGACAGGTTCCTCATCGCCTTCGCCGGGGTCTTGCGGGAAACGGTCCGGTCCTGCGACCTGGCCGGCCGCATCGGCGGCGAGGAATTCCTGGTGCTGTGTCCGGAGACCGACCGGGAGCAGGCCGCGCACCTGGCCGAGCGCATCCGCGCCGCCGTGGCCGGCCATGCCTTCGAACCCGGCCGGCGGCATTCCATCAGCGCCGGCGTGGCCGCCCTGCTCCCCGGCGAAACGGCCGACGCGCTCCTTTGCCGGGCCGACGATGCCCTGTACCGCTGCAAGGAAGGCGGCCGCAACAAGGTCTGCGTTCTGTAG
- the hisS gene encoding histidine--tRNA ligase, whose protein sequence is MDKIQKIKGFADLFPPDSGVFSFIEATARDVFSRYGYRELRLPVLERTELFARSIGEETDVVQKEMYTFPDRKGRSLTLRPEATAGVMRALVEDKRAGEGLVKYFAHGPMFRYERPQKGRMRQFHQIDVEAVGSPDALLDAEVLLMLEQYLRALGLANLTVELNSLGCKACRPVFLDTLREFLKGMHKERLCEDCMRRKLTNPLRVLDCKVPQCKEFTADAPKITDHLCPECAAHFAVVTGVLDDAGLGYTLNPRLVRGLDYYVRTTFEIVSGDIGAQSSVAGGGRYDGLVASLGGPDVPGVGFACGMERLALLIDRDLEAAPDFFLAVLDASGLAKGLLLAQGLRRAGFGGEAPFAAKSAKSQLRAADKSGARFCLVLGTDELAAGTVVVKDMRAGGQETVSQDLLAAYLRARLEEAKEG, encoded by the coding sequence ATGGACAAGATACAAAAGATCAAAGGCTTCGCCGACCTGTTTCCGCCGGATTCCGGCGTCTTCTCCTTCATCGAGGCCACCGCCCGCGACGTCTTTTCCCGCTACGGCTACAGGGAACTGCGCCTGCCAGTCCTCGAACGCACCGAGCTGTTCGCCCGCTCCATCGGCGAGGAGACCGACGTGGTGCAAAAGGAGATGTACACCTTCCCGGACCGCAAGGGCCGCTCCCTCACCCTGCGCCCCGAGGCCACGGCCGGGGTCATGCGGGCGCTCGTCGAGGACAAGCGCGCCGGCGAGGGGCTGGTCAAGTATTTCGCCCACGGCCCCATGTTCCGCTACGAACGGCCGCAAAAAGGCCGCATGCGCCAGTTCCACCAGATCGACGTCGAGGCGGTGGGCTCGCCCGACGCCCTGCTCGACGCCGAGGTCCTGCTCATGCTCGAGCAGTACCTGCGCGCCCTGGGGCTGGCCAACCTCACGGTGGAGCTCAATTCCCTGGGCTGCAAGGCCTGCCGGCCGGTCTTTCTCGACACCCTGCGCGAATTTTTGAAGGGCATGCACAAGGAGCGGCTGTGCGAGGACTGCATGCGCCGCAAGCTGACCAACCCGCTGCGCGTGCTCGATTGCAAGGTGCCCCAGTGCAAGGAGTTCACCGCCGACGCGCCGAAAATCACCGACCACCTCTGCCCGGAGTGCGCCGCGCACTTCGCCGTGGTCACGGGCGTCCTCGACGACGCCGGGCTGGGCTATACGCTCAACCCCAGGCTCGTGCGCGGCCTCGACTACTACGTGCGCACCACCTTCGAGATCGTCTCCGGCGACATCGGCGCCCAGTCGTCCGTGGCCGGCGGCGGCCGCTACGACGGCCTGGTCGCCTCCCTCGGCGGCCCGGACGTGCCGGGCGTGGGATTCGCCTGCGGCATGGAACGCCTGGCCCTGCTCATCGACCGCGACCTGGAGGCCGCCCCGGACTTCTTCCTGGCCGTGCTCGACGCCTCGGGCCTGGCCAAGGGCCTGCTGTTGGCCCAGGGCCTGCGCCGGGCCGGCTTTGGCGGCGAGGCGCCCTTTGCCGCCAAAAGCGCCAAGAGCCAGTTGCGCGCCGCCGACAAGTCCGGCGCCCGCTTCTGCCTGGTGCTCGGCACCGACGAACTGGCCGCCGGCACGGTAGTGGTCAAGGACATGCGGGCCGGCGGCCAGGAAACCGTGAGCCAGGACCTGCTCGCCGCCTATTTGCGGGCGCGTTTGGAAGAAGCGAAGGAAGGATAA
- the def gene encoding peptide deformylase → MPLEILKYPHPILARQAVPVVAVTPEVRELASAMAEAMYANQGIGLAAPQVGHSIRLIVIDLSGPDKREGLMTLVNPVITAASGEQEDEEGCLSVREYRTNVRRAATVTVKALDLDGKAMEIEADGLLAVCLQHEIDHLSGVLFIDRISRLKRAMYDKRVKRWTRQRETADQTS, encoded by the coding sequence ATGCCGCTTGAGATATTGAAGTATCCGCATCCGATCCTGGCCAGGCAGGCCGTGCCCGTGGTGGCCGTCACCCCGGAGGTCCGGGAGCTGGCCTCGGCCATGGCCGAGGCCATGTACGCCAACCAGGGCATCGGCCTGGCCGCGCCCCAGGTGGGCCATTCCATCCGCCTCATCGTCATCGACCTGTCCGGGCCGGACAAGCGCGAGGGGCTCATGACCCTGGTCAACCCCGTCATCACCGCCGCCAGCGGCGAGCAGGAGGACGAGGAGGGCTGCCTGTCGGTGCGGGAGTACCGCACCAACGTGCGCCGGGCGGCCACCGTCACGGTCAAGGCCCTGGACCTGGACGGCAAGGCGATGGAAATCGAGGCCGACGGCCTTTTGGCCGTCTGCCTCCAGCACGAGATCGACCACCTGAGCGGCGTGCTTTTCATCGACCGCATCAGCCGGCTCAAGCGCGCCATGTACGACAAGCGGGTGAAACGATGGACCAGACAGCGGGAAACGGCGGACCAGACAAGCTGA
- the aspS gene encoding aspartate--tRNA ligase — protein sequence MSETLVLDRLDDWRRSHDCGALRASDVGGEVCLMGWAQFRRDHGGLIFIDLRDRGGLTQVVFCPEGSEAALERAHVLRVEYVLAVRGRVRARPEGMANPNMPTGAVEVEVTEFKLLNTAATPPFPIEDRIDASEMLRLKYRYLDLRRPKLAANFLLRNKAVQSIRRSLDGLGFLEIETPVLTKSTPEGARDFLVPSRLSNGAFYALPQSPQLFKQLLMMSGFDRYYQVVKCFRDEDLRADRQPEFTQVDIEMSFVDEEQVMGMAENMVRTMFREAAGVALPEVFPRMTFAEAIRDYGLDKPDIRFGLKLVDVSAVVRESQFQVFAKAELVKGIRVPGGAALSRKEIDDLTEFVKIYGAKGLAWIKIKDDEWQSPFAKFLSEAEKAGLTEAFGLEVGDIVFFQAGAADMVNTALGYLRIQLGERFGLIPEGTFAPVWVTDFPLLEYDPEAKRYAARHHPFTAPQPGNLEKLADDPAGALSRAYDLVLNGSEIGGGSIRIHDRETQKAMFAVLGIGAEEAEEKFGFLLRALEYGAPPHGGIAFGLDRLIMILAGAKSIRDVIAFPKTQKAMCLLTEAPGEVSLAQLRELGIKLRARDKDKDKA from the coding sequence ATGAGCGAGACGCTTGTCCTCGACAGGCTGGACGACTGGCGGCGCAGCCACGACTGCGGGGCGCTTCGGGCCTCGGACGTCGGCGGCGAGGTCTGCCTGATGGGCTGGGCCCAGTTCCGCCGCGACCACGGCGGCCTGATTTTCATCGACCTGCGCGACCGGGGAGGCCTCACCCAGGTCGTGTTCTGCCCCGAGGGCAGCGAGGCGGCGCTCGAGCGCGCCCACGTCCTGCGCGTGGAATACGTGCTGGCCGTGCGCGGCCGCGTGCGCGCCCGGCCCGAGGGCATGGCCAACCCCAACATGCCCACGGGCGCGGTCGAAGTGGAAGTGACGGAGTTCAAGCTGCTCAACACCGCCGCCACGCCGCCGTTCCCCATCGAGGACCGCATCGACGCCTCGGAGATGCTGCGGCTCAAATACCGCTACCTGGACCTGCGCCGGCCCAAGCTCGCCGCCAACTTCCTCCTGCGCAACAAGGCCGTCCAGAGCATCCGCCGCTCCCTCGACGGCCTGGGGTTCCTGGAGATCGAAACCCCGGTCCTGACCAAGTCCACGCCCGAGGGCGCCCGCGACTTCCTGGTGCCCAGTCGCCTAAGCAACGGCGCGTTCTACGCCCTGCCCCAGTCGCCCCAGCTTTTCAAGCAACTGCTCATGATGTCCGGCTTCGACCGCTACTACCAGGTGGTCAAGTGCTTTCGCGACGAGGACCTGCGCGCCGACCGCCAGCCGGAATTCACGCAGGTCGACATCGAGATGAGCTTCGTCGACGAGGAGCAGGTCATGGGCATGGCCGAGAACATGGTGCGCACCATGTTTCGCGAGGCCGCCGGCGTGGCCCTGCCCGAGGTGTTCCCGCGCATGACCTTCGCCGAGGCCATCCGCGACTACGGCCTGGACAAGCCGGACATCCGCTTTGGCCTCAAGCTCGTCGACGTCAGCGCCGTGGTGCGCGAAAGCCAGTTCCAGGTCTTTGCTAAGGCCGAGCTGGTCAAGGGCATCCGCGTGCCCGGCGGGGCGGCCCTGTCGCGCAAGGAAATCGACGACCTGACGGAATTCGTGAAAATCTACGGGGCCAAGGGCCTGGCCTGGATCAAGATCAAGGACGACGAATGGCAGTCGCCCTTCGCCAAGTTCCTGTCCGAGGCCGAGAAGGCCGGCCTGACCGAGGCCTTCGGCCTGGAAGTCGGGGACATCGTCTTTTTCCAGGCCGGCGCCGCGGACATGGTCAACACCGCCCTGGGCTACCTGCGCATCCAGCTCGGCGAGCGCTTCGGGCTCATCCCCGAAGGCACCTTCGCCCCGGTGTGGGTCACGGACTTTCCGCTCCTCGAATACGACCCCGAGGCCAAGCGCTACGCCGCCCGCCACCATCCCTTCACCGCGCCCCAGCCCGGCAACCTGGAGAAGCTGGCCGACGACCCGGCCGGCGCCCTGTCCCGGGCCTACGACCTGGTCTTAAACGGCAGCGAGATCGGCGGCGGCTCCATCCGCATCCACGACCGCGAGACCCAAAAAGCCATGTTCGCCGTGCTCGGCATCGGGGCCGAGGAAGCCGAGGAGAAGTTCGGCTTCCTGCTGCGCGCCCTGGAGTACGGCGCCCCGCCCCACGGCGGCATTGCCTTTGGCCTGGACCGCCTTATCATGATCCTTGCCGGCGCCAAATCCATCCGCGACGTCATCGCCTTCCCCAAGACCCAGAAGGCCATGTGCCTTCTCACCGAAGCGCCGGGGGAAGTCTCCCTCGCCCAGTTGCGCGAACTGGGCATCAAACTGCGCGCGCGGGACAAGGACAAGGATAAAGCGTAA
- a CDS encoding transcription antitermination factor NusB produces MSREGQAGIPPARAIALAVLGRVLPDPTRPVRGPGAGQDAQAVLDAALDVPGLDPRDRGLATELVYGFLRLRGRLEYILSRFLKNPDAVPAPVGRVLALAAYEILFCSKVPAYASVDWAVTAVRKRGGKGLSGMANAVLRRLAADPGALADPGFYRRDRCTEQEFLSRFYSCPEWIVAMWLRDGGHETAEAFLASQLEPAPLGLRVNRTRPGARELFDALAGLPETRLAAFPTLALPAGTDTTPAGVDLGAALAEGRLSRQSAAAQLVLARLGLDGWPEPVFDACAGRGGKTLALAEAGKKIFAGDMLAAKLSGLAREACRLGLPPIAAFRASATRMPLGRAPGTILLDAPCSGLGVLSRRPDAKWRRRPEDLAGLVRLQRAMLEAAYANLAPGGRLVYVTCTTNPAENEQAVDRLGNRHRDLVLETEVPAAPDAALGEAFYGAVLKKP; encoded by the coding sequence TTGAGCCGGGAAGGGCAGGCCGGCATCCCGCCGGCACGGGCGATTGCCCTGGCCGTCCTCGGCCGCGTCCTGCCCGACCCCACCCGGCCCGTCCGGGGACCGGGCGCGGGGCAGGACGCCCAGGCCGTCCTGGACGCCGCCCTGGACGTCCCGGGCCTCGATCCCCGCGACCGGGGCCTGGCCACGGAACTGGTCTACGGCTTTCTGCGCCTGCGCGGCCGGCTGGAATACATCCTGTCGCGGTTTCTCAAAAACCCCGACGCCGTGCCGGCGCCGGTCGGCCGGGTGCTGGCCCTGGCCGCCTACGAGATCCTTTTTTGCTCCAAGGTGCCGGCCTACGCCTCGGTGGACTGGGCCGTGACCGCCGTGCGCAAACGGGGCGGCAAGGGGCTGTCGGGCATGGCCAACGCCGTGCTGCGCCGCCTCGCCGCCGATCCCGGCGCCCTGGCCGATCCGGGCTTTTACCGCCGCGACCGCTGCACCGAACAGGAATTCCTGAGCCGCTTTTATTCCTGCCCCGAATGGATCGTGGCCATGTGGCTGCGCGACGGCGGCCACGAAACGGCCGAAGCCTTCCTCGCGTCGCAACTGGAACCGGCGCCCCTGGGGCTGCGGGTCAACCGGACCAGGCCGGGCGCCCGGGAACTCTTCGACGCCCTGGCGGGCCTGCCCGAAACGAGGCTGGCCGCCTTTCCCACCCTGGCCCTGCCGGCCGGAACCGACACCACGCCGGCCGGGGTGGACCTCGGCGCGGCCCTGGCCGAGGGGCGCCTGTCGCGCCAGTCCGCCGCCGCCCAGTTGGTCCTGGCCAGGCTCGGCCTGGACGGCTGGCCCGAGCCGGTGTTCGACGCCTGCGCCGGGCGGGGCGGCAAGACCCTGGCCCTGGCCGAGGCCGGCAAGAAGATCTTCGCCGGCGACATGCTCGCCGCCAAGCTTTCGGGCCTGGCCCGGGAAGCCTGCCGCCTGGGCCTGCCGCCCATCGCCGCGTTTCGGGCCTCGGCCACGCGCATGCCCCTGGGCCGGGCGCCGGGGACGATCCTTCTCGACGCCCCCTGTTCGGGGCTGGGCGTGTTGTCGCGGCGGCCCGACGCCAAATGGCGCCGCCGGCCCGAGGACCTGGCCGGCCTGGTCCGCCTGCAGCGGGCCATGCTGGAGGCGGCCTACGCCAACCTGGCCCCGGGCGGACGCCTGGTCTACGTGACCTGCACCACCAATCCGGCCGAAAACGAGCAGGCCGTGGACCGCCTCGGCAACCGCCACCGGGACCTCGTGCTCGAAACCGAGGTCCCGGCCGCGCCCGACGCCGCCCTGGGCGAAGCCTTCTACGGCGCGGTGCTCAAGAAACCCTGA
- a CDS encoding multidrug efflux SMR transporter — protein MGFAWFSLLLAGLFEIGWPIGLKLAQTPGRLILGVSLAVFCMAASGLFLYLAQRTIPMGTAYAVWTGIGAAGAFAVGILAYGDATSLPRLAGVGLIVAGVATLKLAS, from the coding sequence ATGGGATTCGCCTGGTTTTCCCTGCTTCTGGCCGGCCTGTTCGAAATCGGCTGGCCCATCGGACTCAAATTGGCCCAGACCCCGGGGCGGCTGATCCTTGGCGTCAGCCTGGCCGTTTTCTGCATGGCCGCCAGCGGCCTGTTCCTGTATCTGGCCCAGCGCACGATCCCCATGGGCACCGCCTACGCCGTCTGGACGGGCATCGGCGCGGCCGGGGCCTTCGCCGTGGGCATACTGGCCTACGGCGACGCCACGAGCCTTCCACGCCTGGCCGGCGTCGGGCTCATCGTCGCCGGCGTGGCCACGCTCAAGCTGGCGTCCTGA
- a CDS encoding methyl-accepting chemotaxis protein — protein sequence MRLSLHAKFFTPIFALVVIGMTVLVTLNERASKQALEHVEGQAMVLLCQSMAKDISGTVRANLGVLGSFAKLPLLAAAAAGEQTAQANELLTAMTRAMPGADYANTFNAQGVSTASSNPPSIGKVKVTDRDYFEQVVGQSKVDVVSKAIVSRTTGKPVIVLAQPLRDASGRLVGLVNTGMDLDSLTNDLSATKIGQTGYAFILDGQGMVLAHPDKSLLMKNDFAAGETGKRLLGVTGTGVIAYTDATGAHLAAVTREPRTGWFFVVEAPVREFQAFADAATRQNIAIALAFTVAMVLAIVVLLRLAVLRGLGRCVAFSAAVARGELDRDLDIRSGDELQTLAESLVSMSRAIRAHLDEARAKGEEAQAQAARATQALEETRQAQAQAAEARTQGLLLAADRLQGVIQALADGSAQLSSEVSAVVASVAEQERRTTETATSMEEMNATVLEVARNAARAATKAGDARARAEAGRDVVDMSLAAISRVAAVSREVKAGMDALGEKAQAVGAILNVISDIADQTNLLALNAAIEAARAGEAGRGFAVVADEVRKLAEKTMTATKEVGGSIGAIQSGVRESMGKVDEAAQAVVRATELAGASEEALRAIVALVDETSSQVQGIAAAAEQQSAASEEINKAEEDVSRLSADIARGMRESAGVVDNMGRQVEALEDMVAAFRQDCIGKEC from the coding sequence ATGCGCCTGTCACTTCACGCCAAGTTTTTCACACCCATTTTCGCCCTCGTCGTCATCGGCATGACCGTCCTGGTGACCCTCAACGAGCGGGCTTCCAAACAGGCCCTGGAGCACGTCGAAGGGCAGGCCATGGTCCTTTTGTGCCAGTCCATGGCCAAGGACATTTCCGGGACCGTGCGCGCCAATCTCGGGGTGCTCGGCAGCTTCGCCAAACTGCCCCTGCTGGCCGCCGCCGCCGCGGGCGAACAAACCGCCCAGGCCAACGAACTGCTCACCGCCATGACCCGGGCCATGCCCGGGGCGGACTACGCCAACACCTTCAACGCCCAGGGCGTTTCCACGGCTTCGAGCAATCCGCCCTCCATCGGCAAGGTCAAGGTGACGGACCGCGACTACTTCGAGCAGGTCGTCGGACAGAGCAAGGTCGACGTGGTCTCCAAGGCCATCGTCAGCCGCACCACGGGCAAGCCCGTGATCGTCCTGGCCCAGCCCCTGCGCGACGCCTCGGGCCGGCTCGTGGGCCTGGTCAACACCGGCATGGACCTGGATTCCCTGACCAACGACCTCTCCGCCACCAAGATCGGCCAGACGGGCTACGCCTTCATCCTCGACGGCCAGGGCATGGTCCTGGCCCATCCGGACAAGTCCCTGCTCATGAAAAACGATTTCGCCGCCGGAGAAACCGGCAAGCGCCTGCTGGGCGTGACCGGCACGGGCGTGATCGCCTACACGGACGCCACCGGAGCCCACCTGGCGGCCGTGACCCGGGAGCCCAGGACCGGCTGGTTCTTCGTGGTCGAAGCCCCGGTCCGGGAATTCCAGGCCTTCGCCGACGCCGCCACGCGGCAAAACATCGCCATCGCCCTCGCTTTCACGGTGGCCATGGTCCTGGCCATCGTCGTGCTGCTGCGGCTGGCCGTGCTGCGGGGCCTTGGCCGGTGCGTGGCCTTTTCCGCCGCCGTGGCCCGGGGCGAACTGGACCGCGACCTGGACATCCGCTCCGGCGACGAACTGCAAACCCTGGCCGAATCCCTCGTGTCCATGAGCCGCGCCATCAGGGCCCATCTGGACGAAGCCCGGGCCAAGGGCGAGGAGGCCCAGGCCCAGGCCGCCCGGGCGACCCAGGCCCTCGAAGAAACCAGGCAGGCCCAGGCCCAGGCCGCCGAGGCCCGGACCCAGGGCCTGCTCCTGGCCGCCGACCGGCTCCAGGGCGTGATACAGGCCCTGGCCGACGGCTCCGCCCAGCTGTCCTCGGAGGTGTCCGCCGTGGTCGCCTCGGTTGCGGAACAGGAGCGCCGCACCACGGAAACGGCCACGTCCATGGAGGAAATGAACGCCACCGTGCTCGAGGTGGCCCGAAACGCCGCCCGGGCCGCGACCAAGGCCGGGGATGCCCGGGCGCGGGCCGAGGCGGGCCGGGATGTGGTGGACATGTCCCTGGCGGCCATCAGCCGGGTGGCGGCCGTGTCCCGGGAGGTCAAGGCCGGCATGGACGCCCTGGGGGAAAAGGCGCAGGCCGTGGGGGCCATCCTGAACGTGATTTCGGATATCGCCGACCAGACCAACCTGCTGGCCTTAAACGCCGCCATCGAGGCGGCCCGGGCCGGCGAGGCCGGGCGCGGTTTCGCCGTGGTGGCCGACGAGGTCCGCAAGCTGGCCGAAAAGACCATGACCGCCACCAAGGAAGTGGGCGGCTCCATCGGCGCCATCCAGTCGGGCGTGCGCGAAAGCATGGGCAAGGTGGACGAGGCCGCCCAGGCGGTCGTGCGGGCCACGGAGCTGGCCGGCGCTTCGGAGGAGGCCTTGCGGGCCATCGTGGCCCTGGTGGACGAGACGAGTTCCCAGGTGCAGGGCATCGCCGCGGCGGCCGAGCAGCAGTCGGCGGCCAGCGAAGAGATCAACAAGGCCGAGGAGGACGTCAGCCGGCTGTCGGCGGACATCGCCCGGGGCATGCGCGAATCGGCCGGGGTGGTGGACAACATGGGCCGGCAGGTGGAGGCCCTGGAGGACATGGTGGCGGCGTTTCGCCAGGATTGCATCGGCAAGGAGTGTTGA